The following coding sequences lie in one Primulina huaijiensis isolate GDHJ02 chromosome 2, ASM1229523v2, whole genome shotgun sequence genomic window:
- the LOC140971804 gene encoding protein TRANSPARENT TESTA 9-like isoform X3, translating to MFSNEHVNYLITYSFDFRNEELLSYYISFLRAISIKLNKDTISLLVKMHDDEIVSFPLYVDAIRFAFHEESMIRTAVRALTLNIYHVGDDAVNRFISRAPHEIYFLNLIKFFRDQCSNLNHLVSDASKNMGPESRSSILTAVDEIEDNLYYISDVVSAGIPDVGRLIMDNILKLLIFPLVLPSLRIETVNETRIGAVTALYLLCCILRIVKIKDLANTVAAALLCRTENFTEDVVAKINGYKFEYLSSNSYQNSNANIHSSESDDGSLLVKIPTSSSSQSHPENGTTFGQDCSTSCTPREALLSFVSSGNDVQVSGSLSVLATLLQTKELDESTVDALGILPQRKQHKKQLLRALVGEDSGEEQLFSSSSLVKDGISSGLDFYLQKLRDHYGVSCGWPEVEASPRVHRFGVLDTLVGLFCRSMISAETLWDGGWLLRQLLPHSEREFNRSHLRLLKDSLHNCSNRVLEETRGTWSDMLVTVLCDEWRKCKQAIESSSPRKYPKSILFPRQKSVSNELTSGESSFAAGERMCETVKVYVLLHHLYIFSLGRVLLDQPTLFSAAEVSAESRAKNSGVTPPGPKPSTEINLVDALPCRISFERGKERHFCFLSVTMGSSGWLVLAEELPMKQGYGVVRVVAPLAGCNPRIDDKHLKWLHLQIRPSSFPFSDTSNYINREKVKSKALVDGRWTLAFRDEEICKRALSMIVEEANLQSHQVESILKPLLELDR from the exons ATGTTTAGCAATGAACATGTGAACTACCTTATTACTTATTCATTTGACTTCCGAAATGAAGAGCTATTGTCTTATTACATATCTTTTTTAAG GGCAATAAGCATAAAGTTGAATAAGGACACCATTTCTCTTCTTGTCAAGATGCATGAT gaTGAGATTGTTTCTTTCCCACTCTATGTTGACGCGATACGTTTTGCTTTCCATGAAGAGAGCATGATTCGAACTGCTGTGCGTGCATTAACGCTTAATATTTATCATG TTGGAGATGATGCTGTAAATAGGTTTATATCAAGGGCTCCTCATGAGATTTATTTCTTGAACTTGATCAAATTTTTTAGAGATCAATGCAGCAATTTGAATCATTTGGTTTCAGATGCTTCTAA GAATATGGGGCCAGAGTCAAGATCTTCTATCCTTACTGCAGTTGATGAGATTGAGGACAATCTCTATTACATCAGCGATGTTGTCTCTGCTGGGATTCCTGATGTTGGGAGATTAATAATGGACAACATTTTGAAGCTATTGATATTTCCGTTGGTTCTTCCTTCTTTGAGGATTGAAACTGTCAAT GAGACAAGAATCGGTGCTGTCACGGCTTTATATTTACTTTGTTGCATTTTGCGCATAGTCAAAATCAAAGATCTGGCAAACACTGTAGCTGCTGCTCTTCTGTGTCGTACAGAGAATTTCACTGAAGATGTTGTAGCTAAAATCAATGGTTATAAGTTCGAATACCTTTCTTCAAACTCTTATCAAAATTCTAATGCTAATATCCACAGTTCAGAGTCTGATGATGGAAGTTTGCTAGTTAAAATTCCAACATCTAGTTCTTCGCAAAGCCATCCAGAAAATGGTACTACCTTTGGGCAAGATTGCAGTACGTCATGTACTCCTAG GGAGGCTTTGCTTTCTTTTGTTAGCAGTGGCAACGATGTTCAAGTTTCAGGCTCTTTAAGTGTGCTTGCTACCTTATTGCAGACTAAAG AACTGGATGAATCAACGGTAGATGCTCTTGGCATACTTCCACAACGCAAGCAGCATAAGAAGCAGCTGCTG CGAGCCTTAGTTGGGGAAGATTCTGGTGAAGAACAACTCTTTTCTTCCAGTAGTCTGGTCAAAGATGGCATCAGTAGTGGCCTTGATTTCTATCTGCAAAAGTTGAGG GATCACTACGGAGTTTCATGTGGATGGCCAGAGGTTGAAGCTAGCCCTCGCGTTCATAGGTTTGGG GTACTCGATACACTGGTCGGTCTCTTCTGCAGGTCAATGATATCTGCGGAAACGTTGTGGGATGGTGGCTGGCTTTTGCGACAGTTGCTACCTCATAGTGAGAGAGAGTTTAACAGAAGTCATCTTAGGTTGCTCAAA GATTCACTCCACAATTGCAGTAATCGTGTTCTAGAGGAGACAAGAGGAACTTGGTCTGATATGTTGGTGACAGTTCTTTGTGATGAATGGAGAAAGTGCAAACAAG CTATTGAGTCGTCTTCTCCTCGAAAATATCCGAAGTCTATACTTTTTCCACGTCAGAAATCTGTCTCCAATG AGCTTACTTCCGGTGAATCATCATTTGCTGCTGGTGAAAGAATGTGCGAGACTGTGAAG GTATATGTACTACTTCATCATCTCTACATTTTCTCGCTTGGGAGAGTTTTGCTAGATCAACCTACGCTGTTCTCCGCAGCTGAAGTTTCAGCAGAATCTAGAGCAAAGAATTCTGGTGTAACTCCACCAGGACCCAAGCCAAGCACCGAGATTAATCTTG TGGACGCTTTGCCATGTAGAATTTCATTTGAAAGGGGAAAAGAGCGCCATTTTTGTTTTCTGTCGGTCACTATGGGAAGCTCGGGGTGGCTTGTTCTTGCAGAGGAATTACCCATGAAACAAGGTTATGGAGTTGTCCGAGTTGTAGCCCCGTTAGCTGGATGTAAT CCCAGAATAGATGATAAGCATTTGAAGTGGTTACACCTTCAAATCCGACCATCCTCATTCCCTTTCTCAGACACCAGTAACTATATCAACCGCGAAAAAGTGAAATCAAAAGCTTTGGTAGATGGAAGGTGGACTCTGGCATTTCGAGATGAGGAGATTTGCAAGCGTGCTTTATCCATGATTGTTGAAGAGGCCAATTTACAGAGCCATCAGGTAGAAAGTATACTAAAACCTTTGCTTGAACTTGATAGATAA
- the LOC140971804 gene encoding protein TRANSPARENT TESTA 9-like isoform X2, whose product MWSSFWRSRDRFSLDELRYLVDQLMKVQIVNEVNKDFVIEALRSVAELITYGDQHDAAFFELFMEKQVLGEFVRILRISKTVTVSVQLLQTMSIMIQNLKSEHSIYYMFSNEHVNYLITYSFDFRNEELLSYYISFLRAISIKLNKDTISLLVKMHDDEIVSFPLYVDAIRFAFHEESMIRTAVRALTLNIYHVGDDAVNRFISRAPHEIYFLNLIKFFRDQCSNLNHLVSDASKNMGPESRSSILTAVDEIEDNLYYISDVVSAGIPDVGRLIMDNILKLLIFPLVLPSLRIETVNETRIGAVTALYLLCCILRIVKIKDLANTVAAALLCRTENFTEDVVAKINGYKFEYLSSNSYQNSNANIHSSESDDGSLLVKIPTSSSSQSHPENGTTFGQDCSTSCTPREALLSFVSSGNDVQVSGSLSVLATLLQTKELDESTVDALGILPQRKQHKKQLLRALVGEDSGEEQLFSSSSLVKDGISSGLDFYLQKLRDHYGVSCGWPEVEASPRVHRFGVLDTLVGLFCRSMISAETLWDGGWLLRQLLPHSEREFNRSHLRLLKDSLHNCSNRVLEETRGTWSDMLVTVLCDEWRKCKQAIESSSPRKYPKSILFPRQKSVSNELTSGESSFAAGERMCETVKVYVLLHHLYIFSLGRVLLDQPTLFSAAEVSAESRAKNSGVTPPGPKPSTEINLVDALPCRISFERGKERHFCFLSVTMGSSGWLVLAEELPMKQGYGVVRVVAPLAGCNIIHSQITTFETYVLPHDSPE is encoded by the exons ATGTGGTCTTCCTTTTGGAGATCCCGGGATCGATTCTCTTTAGATGAACTCAG ATACTTAGTCGATCAGTTGATGAAAGTTCAAATTGTAAACGAGGTTAATAAG GACTTTGTGATTGAGGCATTGAGATCTGTTGCAGAGTTGATTACTTATGGTGACCAACACGATGCTGCCTTTTTTGA GCTTTTTATGGAGAAGCAGGTTTTGGGCGAGTTTGTACGCATATTAAGAATCAGTAAAACTGTGACAGTTTCAGTCCAGCTTTTGCAAACAATGAGTATTATGATCCAGAACCTTAAAAGTGAACATTCAATAT ATTATATGTTTAGCAATGAACATGTGAACTACCTTATTACTTATTCATTTGACTTCCGAAATGAAGAGCTATTGTCTTATTACATATCTTTTTTAAG GGCAATAAGCATAAAGTTGAATAAGGACACCATTTCTCTTCTTGTCAAGATGCATGAT gaTGAGATTGTTTCTTTCCCACTCTATGTTGACGCGATACGTTTTGCTTTCCATGAAGAGAGCATGATTCGAACTGCTGTGCGTGCATTAACGCTTAATATTTATCATG TTGGAGATGATGCTGTAAATAGGTTTATATCAAGGGCTCCTCATGAGATTTATTTCTTGAACTTGATCAAATTTTTTAGAGATCAATGCAGCAATTTGAATCATTTGGTTTCAGATGCTTCTAA GAATATGGGGCCAGAGTCAAGATCTTCTATCCTTACTGCAGTTGATGAGATTGAGGACAATCTCTATTACATCAGCGATGTTGTCTCTGCTGGGATTCCTGATGTTGGGAGATTAATAATGGACAACATTTTGAAGCTATTGATATTTCCGTTGGTTCTTCCTTCTTTGAGGATTGAAACTGTCAAT GAGACAAGAATCGGTGCTGTCACGGCTTTATATTTACTTTGTTGCATTTTGCGCATAGTCAAAATCAAAGATCTGGCAAACACTGTAGCTGCTGCTCTTCTGTGTCGTACAGAGAATTTCACTGAAGATGTTGTAGCTAAAATCAATGGTTATAAGTTCGAATACCTTTCTTCAAACTCTTATCAAAATTCTAATGCTAATATCCACAGTTCAGAGTCTGATGATGGAAGTTTGCTAGTTAAAATTCCAACATCTAGTTCTTCGCAAAGCCATCCAGAAAATGGTACTACCTTTGGGCAAGATTGCAGTACGTCATGTACTCCTAG GGAGGCTTTGCTTTCTTTTGTTAGCAGTGGCAACGATGTTCAAGTTTCAGGCTCTTTAAGTGTGCTTGCTACCTTATTGCAGACTAAAG AACTGGATGAATCAACGGTAGATGCTCTTGGCATACTTCCACAACGCAAGCAGCATAAGAAGCAGCTGCTG CGAGCCTTAGTTGGGGAAGATTCTGGTGAAGAACAACTCTTTTCTTCCAGTAGTCTGGTCAAAGATGGCATCAGTAGTGGCCTTGATTTCTATCTGCAAAAGTTGAGG GATCACTACGGAGTTTCATGTGGATGGCCAGAGGTTGAAGCTAGCCCTCGCGTTCATAGGTTTGGG GTACTCGATACACTGGTCGGTCTCTTCTGCAGGTCAATGATATCTGCGGAAACGTTGTGGGATGGTGGCTGGCTTTTGCGACAGTTGCTACCTCATAGTGAGAGAGAGTTTAACAGAAGTCATCTTAGGTTGCTCAAA GATTCACTCCACAATTGCAGTAATCGTGTTCTAGAGGAGACAAGAGGAACTTGGTCTGATATGTTGGTGACAGTTCTTTGTGATGAATGGAGAAAGTGCAAACAAG CTATTGAGTCGTCTTCTCCTCGAAAATATCCGAAGTCTATACTTTTTCCACGTCAGAAATCTGTCTCCAATG AGCTTACTTCCGGTGAATCATCATTTGCTGCTGGTGAAAGAATGTGCGAGACTGTGAAG GTATATGTACTACTTCATCATCTCTACATTTTCTCGCTTGGGAGAGTTTTGCTAGATCAACCTACGCTGTTCTCCGCAGCTGAAGTTTCAGCAGAATCTAGAGCAAAGAATTCTGGTGTAACTCCACCAGGACCCAAGCCAAGCACCGAGATTAATCTTG TGGACGCTTTGCCATGTAGAATTTCATTTGAAAGGGGAAAAGAGCGCCATTTTTGTTTTCTGTCGGTCACTATGGGAAGCTCGGGGTGGCTTGTTCTTGCAGAGGAATTACCCATGAAACAAGGTTATGGAGTTGTCCGAGTTGTAGCCCCGTTAGCTGGATGTAAT ATTATTCATTCACAAATCACAACATTTGAGACGTATGTTTTACCCCATGACAGCCCAGAATAG
- the LOC140971803 gene encoding uncharacterized protein: MHEGGGCADASPSTSSLLALKPRQVLLVELQRNLAGATAMERKRPENSAQLKSEEESVLICSVALWLENKGLLKVLKRFVAATQIQDDSWKARALNLNEIFSNYLDSCNNTNKDNTTNQLEKQGAASAEQIGGACCAVSEGIVSEKKKKQKKKGDVPAIDSERTSEDAVIRENANESNLKLQQEKNCKTNGALSHGEQKSKIFNESTTERVCGLTLELGDELVKKRKDKKRKNKSESTITDEKLLNVIPEMTKGKQKDILSVASNDKHDSEVIVETKDKTKKKKMKTDDKNNKFSDENAAALDSGKPIDSTSKKKSVEDAGVVVKESKKSSKKRKGLASDENEELPILDVAVGGSKRRKTDSFETQITLPGANGLADSHIEKQTGEIRDGDPNNGAEKLSHPKSATKQHKNCTEPKTVNAFQRVKIDEVKFVDERLQDNSYWAKDGAESGYGAKAQEVLGQVKGRGFRHEKTKKKRGSYRGGQIDLQSHSIKFNYADDD; the protein is encoded by the exons ATGCACGAAGGCGGAGGGTGTGCTGACGCAAGCCCTAGCACATCATCCTTGCTTGCCCTCAAGCCTCGCCAAGTGCTCCTCGTAGAACTTCAAAGAAACTTGGCGGGGGCCACGGCAATGGAGAGGAAGCGGCCTGAGAACTCCGCCCAACTGAAGTCTGAAGAAGAGTCTGTTTTGATTTGTTCTGTCGCTCTGTGGCTCGAAAATAAAGGCCTACTCAAAGTCCTCAAACGTTTCGTCGCCGCAACTCAAATTCAG GATGATAGTTGGAAGGCCAGGGCGCTGAACTTGAACGAGATCTTCTCCAACTATTTGGATAGTTG TAATAATACGAACAAAGATAACACCACAAACCAGCTAG AAAAACAGGGTGCTGCGTCCGCAGAGCAAATTGGAGGTGCGTGTTGTGCAGTGTCTGAAGGGATAGTAagtgagaagaagaagaagcaaaaGAAAAAGGGGGATGTTCCAGCCATCGATTCTGAAAGAACTTCAGAAGATGCCGTTATCAGAGAAAATGCAAATGAATCAAATTTGAAGCTCCAACAGGAGAAAAACTGCAAGACAAATggtgcccttagccatggtgaacagaaatcaaaaatatttaacgAGTCAACCACGGAAAGAGTTTGTGGATTAACACTAGAATTAGGGGATGAATTGGTTAAGAAACGAAAGGACAAGAAAAGAAAGAACAAGTCAGAATCTACTATTACTGATGAAAAGCTGCTAAATGTGATCCCTGAGATGACCAAAGGGAAACAGAAAGATATACTATCTGTGGCAAGCAATGATAAACATGATTCTGAGGTCATAGTTGAAACGAAAGATAAAacgaagaaaaagaaaatgaagacggatgataaaaataataagttttctGATGAAAATGCAGCAGCACTTGATTCAGGAAAACCAATTGATAGCACATCTAAAAAGAAATCAGTTGAGGATGCTGGAGTTGTGGTTAAGGAATCTAAGAAGTCTTCTAAGAAGAGAAAAGGGCTGGCTTCTGATGAAAATGAAGAACTGCCTATTTTGGATGTGGCGGTTGGGGGATCAAAGCGTAGAAAAACCGACAGTTTTGAAACACAGATTACACTCCCTGGAGCCAATGGACTTGCTGACAGCCACATCGAGAAACAAACTGGTGAAATTCGTGATGGGGATCCCAACAATGGTGCTGAGAAACTAAGCCACCCAAAATCTGCTACGAAACAGCATAAAAATTGTACTGAG CCGAAAACAGTAAATGCATTTCAAAGAGTTAAAATTGACGAGGTGAAATTTGTTGATGAGAGGCTTCAAGATAATTCTTATTGGGCTAAG GATGGTGCTGAAAGTGGTTATGGGGCAAAGGCACAAGAAGTTCTCGGTCAGGTCAAAGGAAG GGGCTTCAGACATGAAAAAACCAAGAAGAAGCGTGGTAGCTACAGGGGAGGACAAATTGACCTGCAATCCCATTCGATAAAATTCAATTATGCTGACGACGACTGA
- the LOC140971804 gene encoding protein TRANSPARENT TESTA 9-like isoform X1 → MWSSFWRSRDRFSLDELRYLVDQLMKVQIVNEVNKDFVIEALRSVAELITYGDQHDAAFFELFMEKQVLGEFVRILRISKTVTVSVQLLQTMSIMIQNLKSEHSIYYMFSNEHVNYLITYSFDFRNEELLSYYISFLRAISIKLNKDTISLLVKMHDDEIVSFPLYVDAIRFAFHEESMIRTAVRALTLNIYHVGDDAVNRFISRAPHEIYFLNLIKFFRDQCSNLNHLVSDASKNMGPESRSSILTAVDEIEDNLYYISDVVSAGIPDVGRLIMDNILKLLIFPLVLPSLRIETVNETRIGAVTALYLLCCILRIVKIKDLANTVAAALLCRTENFTEDVVAKINGYKFEYLSSNSYQNSNANIHSSESDDGSLLVKIPTSSSSQSHPENGTTFGQDCSTSCTPREALLSFVSSGNDVQVSGSLSVLATLLQTKELDESTVDALGILPQRKQHKKQLLRALVGEDSGEEQLFSSSSLVKDGISSGLDFYLQKLRDHYGVSCGWPEVEASPRVHRFGVLDTLVGLFCRSMISAETLWDGGWLLRQLLPHSEREFNRSHLRLLKDSLHNCSNRVLEETRGTWSDMLVTVLCDEWRKCKQAIESSSPRKYPKSILFPRQKSVSNELTSGESSFAAGERMCETVKVYVLLHHLYIFSLGRVLLDQPTLFSAAEVSAESRAKNSGVTPPGPKPSTEINLVDALPCRISFERGKERHFCFLSVTMGSSGWLVLAEELPMKQGYGVVRVVAPLAGCNPRIDDKHLKWLHLQIRPSSFPFSDTSNYINREKVKSKALVDGRWTLAFRDEEICKRALSMIVEEANLQSHQVESILKPLLELDR, encoded by the exons ATGTGGTCTTCCTTTTGGAGATCCCGGGATCGATTCTCTTTAGATGAACTCAG ATACTTAGTCGATCAGTTGATGAAAGTTCAAATTGTAAACGAGGTTAATAAG GACTTTGTGATTGAGGCATTGAGATCTGTTGCAGAGTTGATTACTTATGGTGACCAACACGATGCTGCCTTTTTTGA GCTTTTTATGGAGAAGCAGGTTTTGGGCGAGTTTGTACGCATATTAAGAATCAGTAAAACTGTGACAGTTTCAGTCCAGCTTTTGCAAACAATGAGTATTATGATCCAGAACCTTAAAAGTGAACATTCAATAT ATTATATGTTTAGCAATGAACATGTGAACTACCTTATTACTTATTCATTTGACTTCCGAAATGAAGAGCTATTGTCTTATTACATATCTTTTTTAAG GGCAATAAGCATAAAGTTGAATAAGGACACCATTTCTCTTCTTGTCAAGATGCATGAT gaTGAGATTGTTTCTTTCCCACTCTATGTTGACGCGATACGTTTTGCTTTCCATGAAGAGAGCATGATTCGAACTGCTGTGCGTGCATTAACGCTTAATATTTATCATG TTGGAGATGATGCTGTAAATAGGTTTATATCAAGGGCTCCTCATGAGATTTATTTCTTGAACTTGATCAAATTTTTTAGAGATCAATGCAGCAATTTGAATCATTTGGTTTCAGATGCTTCTAA GAATATGGGGCCAGAGTCAAGATCTTCTATCCTTACTGCAGTTGATGAGATTGAGGACAATCTCTATTACATCAGCGATGTTGTCTCTGCTGGGATTCCTGATGTTGGGAGATTAATAATGGACAACATTTTGAAGCTATTGATATTTCCGTTGGTTCTTCCTTCTTTGAGGATTGAAACTGTCAAT GAGACAAGAATCGGTGCTGTCACGGCTTTATATTTACTTTGTTGCATTTTGCGCATAGTCAAAATCAAAGATCTGGCAAACACTGTAGCTGCTGCTCTTCTGTGTCGTACAGAGAATTTCACTGAAGATGTTGTAGCTAAAATCAATGGTTATAAGTTCGAATACCTTTCTTCAAACTCTTATCAAAATTCTAATGCTAATATCCACAGTTCAGAGTCTGATGATGGAAGTTTGCTAGTTAAAATTCCAACATCTAGTTCTTCGCAAAGCCATCCAGAAAATGGTACTACCTTTGGGCAAGATTGCAGTACGTCATGTACTCCTAG GGAGGCTTTGCTTTCTTTTGTTAGCAGTGGCAACGATGTTCAAGTTTCAGGCTCTTTAAGTGTGCTTGCTACCTTATTGCAGACTAAAG AACTGGATGAATCAACGGTAGATGCTCTTGGCATACTTCCACAACGCAAGCAGCATAAGAAGCAGCTGCTG CGAGCCTTAGTTGGGGAAGATTCTGGTGAAGAACAACTCTTTTCTTCCAGTAGTCTGGTCAAAGATGGCATCAGTAGTGGCCTTGATTTCTATCTGCAAAAGTTGAGG GATCACTACGGAGTTTCATGTGGATGGCCAGAGGTTGAAGCTAGCCCTCGCGTTCATAGGTTTGGG GTACTCGATACACTGGTCGGTCTCTTCTGCAGGTCAATGATATCTGCGGAAACGTTGTGGGATGGTGGCTGGCTTTTGCGACAGTTGCTACCTCATAGTGAGAGAGAGTTTAACAGAAGTCATCTTAGGTTGCTCAAA GATTCACTCCACAATTGCAGTAATCGTGTTCTAGAGGAGACAAGAGGAACTTGGTCTGATATGTTGGTGACAGTTCTTTGTGATGAATGGAGAAAGTGCAAACAAG CTATTGAGTCGTCTTCTCCTCGAAAATATCCGAAGTCTATACTTTTTCCACGTCAGAAATCTGTCTCCAATG AGCTTACTTCCGGTGAATCATCATTTGCTGCTGGTGAAAGAATGTGCGAGACTGTGAAG GTATATGTACTACTTCATCATCTCTACATTTTCTCGCTTGGGAGAGTTTTGCTAGATCAACCTACGCTGTTCTCCGCAGCTGAAGTTTCAGCAGAATCTAGAGCAAAGAATTCTGGTGTAACTCCACCAGGACCCAAGCCAAGCACCGAGATTAATCTTG TGGACGCTTTGCCATGTAGAATTTCATTTGAAAGGGGAAAAGAGCGCCATTTTTGTTTTCTGTCGGTCACTATGGGAAGCTCGGGGTGGCTTGTTCTTGCAGAGGAATTACCCATGAAACAAGGTTATGGAGTTGTCCGAGTTGTAGCCCCGTTAGCTGGATGTAAT CCCAGAATAGATGATAAGCATTTGAAGTGGTTACACCTTCAAATCCGACCATCCTCATTCCCTTTCTCAGACACCAGTAACTATATCAACCGCGAAAAAGTGAAATCAAAAGCTTTGGTAGATGGAAGGTGGACTCTGGCATTTCGAGATGAGGAGATTTGCAAGCGTGCTTTATCCATGATTGTTGAAGAGGCCAATTTACAGAGCCATCAGGTAGAAAGTATACTAAAACCTTTGCTTGAACTTGATAGATAA